A window of the Algoriphagus halophilus genome harbors these coding sequences:
- a CDS encoding permease, translating to MGFLEKWAEAANTSFGFFWMAFWAFGLGYLISSLIQIFVTEEKMEQTMGGKEGKGVLLGTLFGFISSSCSFSALATIKSLFKKGASFISSIAFLLASTNLVIELGIIISIFLGWQFVVGEYLGGILLILISWIIIRITKPLKLIKAAKKNLSEGEMGMQEMGVTGEDDVHSEKSWAKVGRQYGMEWKMVWKDVTIGFTIAGIVAALIPDSFFQTLFINSNLGKTDYSFLEILEHVIIGPIAAFLTFIGSMGNIPLAALLFGKGVSFAGVMAFIFSDLVVFPVLRINAKYYGWKMALYILFLLLSSLIFTSIFLHYSFDFLGILPDPSQVSIQDESYFQLNYTFFLNIAFLIGSVYLIWLGYQKYKDMHYMKEMAPKSKNMETILKYIAILSYIWLLGGLVVQFFII from the coding sequence ATGGGATTTCTCGAAAAATGGGCAGAAGCTGCCAATACAAGTTTTGGGTTTTTTTGGATGGCCTTTTGGGCCTTTGGATTGGGTTATCTTATTAGTAGCTTGATTCAAATCTTCGTTACGGAAGAAAAAATGGAGCAGACCATGGGAGGCAAAGAAGGAAAAGGGGTGCTTTTGGGAACCTTATTTGGATTTATTAGCAGTTCCTGCAGTTTCTCCGCATTGGCCACTATCAAATCACTTTTCAAAAAAGGAGCTAGCTTTATTTCCTCCATCGCTTTTCTACTAGCGTCCACCAATTTGGTCATCGAATTGGGAATTATTATTTCCATTTTTTTAGGCTGGCAGTTCGTTGTTGGCGAATACCTGGGAGGAATATTACTGATATTGATTAGCTGGATTATCATCCGGATTACCAAACCTTTAAAACTGATCAAAGCAGCCAAAAAAAACCTGTCTGAAGGAGAAATGGGGATGCAAGAAATGGGAGTTACTGGTGAAGATGATGTGCATTCCGAAAAAAGCTGGGCAAAAGTAGGGCGTCAATATGGGATGGAATGGAAGATGGTTTGGAAAGATGTGACCATTGGCTTCACTATTGCCGGAATAGTAGCCGCATTGATCCCAGATTCCTTTTTTCAAACACTTTTTATCAACAGTAATCTAGGGAAGACTGATTATTCGTTTTTAGAAATCCTGGAACACGTCATCATTGGACCAATAGCAGCTTTTTTGACCTTTATAGGCTCTATGGGTAATATTCCTTTGGCAGCTTTGCTATTTGGGAAAGGGGTAAGTTTTGCGGGAGTGATGGCCTTTATATTCAGTGACTTGGTAGTATTCCCTGTACTCAGAATCAATGCAAAATATTATGGTTGGAAAATGGCCCTATACATTTTATTCCTGTTGCTTTCTTCATTGATTTTCACATCAATATTCCTTCATTACTCCTTTGACTTTCTAGGAATATTACCTGACCCCTCTCAGGTTAGTATTCAAGATGAATCCTATTTTCAATTAAACTATACCTTCTTTCTAAACATCGCTTTTCTGATTGGTTCAGTTTATTTGATTTGGTTAGGTTATCAAAAATATAAGGACATGCATTACATGAAAGAAATGGCTCCCAAAAGCAAAAACATGGAAACCATTCTTAAATACATTGCCATTCTCAGTTATATCTGGCTTTTGGGGGGATTAGTAGTCCAATTCTTTATCATCTAG
- a CDS encoding SRPBCC family protein: protein MNTSDAQSYAIYHDLWIDSPIEKVFQAVSNPSELINWWPKACKGDSELNGTYNFFFTPEYDWYGKVIQYQENQSFHIKMTDSDEDWNPTTFGFDLSRDSGKTKVNFWHIGWPSCNDHFKRSSFCWAILLQGLKNYVERGTIVPFEERA from the coding sequence ATGAACACGTCAGATGCACAGTCCTACGCTATTTATCATGACCTATGGATTGACAGTCCTATCGAAAAGGTTTTCCAAGCGGTATCCAATCCTTCAGAGCTTATCAACTGGTGGCCAAAAGCATGTAAAGGAGACTCTGAATTGAATGGAACATACAATTTCTTTTTTACCCCTGAATATGATTGGTATGGAAAAGTGATCCAGTACCAAGAAAATCAATCATTTCATATAAAAATGACGGACTCAGATGAGGATTGGAATCCTACTACATTTGGATTTGATCTCAGCCGGGATTCTGGAAAAACAAAAGTGAATTTTTGGCATATCGGATGGCCTTCATGCAATGATCATTTTAAGAGATCTTCCTTTTGTTGGGCCATTCTTCTCCAGGGATTGAAAAATTATGTGGAGAGAGGCACCATCGTACCTTTTGAAGAGCGGGCATAG
- a CDS encoding carbon-nitrogen hydrolase family protein, translated as MKLKVCLIQDHPIFFDKEKTLQKVESLCTQNAKEGYQLIVFPESFIPGYPRGFSFGARIGSRSEEGRELYAEYHKQSFDLDSGDLQRLVKLSKKLGIYLILGVTEKSKFHGSLYCSMIYISPSAGFLGIHRKIKPTGTERLVWAEADGKSLVTFETKIGKLGGLICWENYMPMARMSMYNQGVEIYIAPTADARENWTSTMKHIALEGRCFVLGCNQYFTKSMYPKTLQKELKDDPEIICAGGSLIVSPMGEILAGPLFGEVGKVCAEIDLEDILKSKLDFDPIGHYDRPDIFEFIVKGQPTIIKES; from the coding sequence ATGAAGCTGAAAGTCTGTTTAATTCAGGATCACCCCATATTTTTTGATAAAGAAAAGACTTTACAAAAGGTAGAAAGCCTATGTACACAAAATGCCAAAGAAGGTTATCAATTGATTGTATTTCCAGAGTCCTTTATTCCTGGATATCCCAGAGGATTTAGCTTCGGAGCAAGGATTGGAAGCCGTTCAGAAGAAGGCAGAGAATTATATGCTGAATACCATAAACAAAGTTTTGACCTGGATAGTGGAGATTTGCAAAGACTCGTGAAACTCAGTAAAAAGCTAGGCATCTATCTGATCTTAGGAGTCACTGAAAAGTCAAAATTCCATGGGAGTCTGTATTGTTCGATGATCTATATTTCCCCTTCTGCAGGATTTCTTGGCATACATAGAAAAATTAAACCCACAGGAACTGAGCGCTTGGTTTGGGCTGAGGCAGATGGTAAGTCCTTGGTCACCTTTGAGACCAAAATCGGTAAATTGGGAGGATTGATTTGCTGGGAAAATTACATGCCCATGGCACGAATGTCCATGTATAACCAAGGGGTAGAAATTTATATTGCCCCTACTGCGGACGCACGGGAAAATTGGACCTCCACCATGAAGCACATTGCATTGGAAGGAAGATGCTTTGTATTAGGATGCAACCAGTATTTCACCAAATCTATGTATCCCAAAACACTTCAAAAAGAACTTAAGGATGATCCTGAAATAATCTGTGCCGGGGGGTCCCTCATCGTTTCCCCTATGGGAGAGATTTTGGCAGGCCCCCTTTTTGGAGAGGTAGGTAAAGTTTGTGCAGAAATTGATCTGGAAGACATCCTTAAAAGTAAGCTGGATTTTGACCCAATTGGGCATTATGACCGACCTGACATCTTTGAATTCATAGTCAAAGGACAACCTACCATTATCAAAGAATCCTAA
- the rlmN gene encoding 23S rRNA (adenine(2503)-C(2))-methyltransferase RlmN: MEEIQKQDIRKLSLAELEAFFLSHGEKKFRAKQVYEWLWNKSLKNFDDMSNISLSTREMLKSHFTINHIRVDLMQHSEDGTIKNAVKLYDDKIVESVLIPTSKRITACVSSQVGCSLDCNFCATARLKRMRNLNPDEIYDQVVAIKEEAETYFQRPLTNIVFMGMGEPLLNYANVLAAIDKITSPEGLGMAARRITLSTVGVTKMIRKMADDGVKFNLAVSLHSAINETRSRLMPINDSNPIEELGEALKYWYQKTGRKVTYEYVIWDGVNDDERHAKALAKFCKIIPSKVNIIQYNPIDEGEFRQAKQEAVDMYVKILESQGIIAKVRKSRGQDIDAACGQLANKNEVAEI; the protein is encoded by the coding sequence ATGGAAGAGATTCAGAAACAAGACATTCGCAAATTAAGCCTCGCTGAACTGGAAGCGTTCTTTTTGTCCCATGGGGAAAAGAAATTCCGAGCCAAGCAGGTTTATGAATGGCTATGGAATAAATCCTTAAAGAATTTTGATGACATGAGTAATATTTCTCTAAGTACGAGAGAAATGCTTAAATCTCACTTCACTATCAACCATATTCGAGTGGATCTCATGCAGCATTCAGAGGATGGGACCATCAAGAATGCGGTCAAATTATATGATGACAAGATTGTCGAATCTGTTTTAATTCCTACTTCAAAAAGAATTACGGCTTGCGTGTCTTCTCAAGTGGGTTGTAGTTTGGATTGTAATTTTTGTGCCACTGCCCGCTTAAAGCGGATGCGAAATCTCAATCCAGATGAAATCTATGATCAAGTAGTAGCGATAAAAGAGGAGGCGGAAACCTATTTTCAGCGTCCTTTGACCAATATTGTTTTTATGGGAATGGGTGAGCCATTGCTAAATTATGCCAATGTGCTTGCCGCTATTGATAAAATCACCTCACCCGAAGGATTGGGTATGGCTGCAAGAAGAATTACCTTATCCACTGTTGGGGTCACTAAGATGATTCGTAAAATGGCGGATGATGGTGTGAAATTTAATCTGGCGGTTTCCCTCCACTCAGCTATCAACGAAACTCGTTCCAGACTTATGCCGATCAATGATTCTAATCCAATCGAGGAGTTGGGCGAGGCCTTGAAATACTGGTATCAAAAGACTGGGAGGAAAGTCACCTATGAATACGTGATTTGGGATGGGGTGAATGATGATGAGCGTCATGCGAAGGCATTGGCTAAATTTTGCAAGATCATTCCATCTAAAGTAAACATCATCCAGTATAATCCGATTGACGAAGGAGAATTCAGACAGGCAAAACAAGAGGCAGTAGATATGTATGTGAAGATATTGGAAAGCCAGGGAATTATTGCCAAGGTTCGTAAATCCAGAGGACAAGACATTGATGCTGCCTGTGGCCAGTTGGCCAATAAAAATGAAGTAGCTGAGATTTAA
- a CDS encoding rhomboid family protein has product MYGNFWENLRNAFRHDNNSLFKLIAINILVFLVLLVSRVLLTITGFGDLYSAGVAKFMMPASLTTLATQPWSILSYMFMHEGIFHILFNMLFLYWFGQLIHQYLGSRKLANLYILGGLTGALFYVLIYNLAPYFQNSLNSSLMLGASAGVFAIVVGAATLSPNTTFFLILLGPVKIKYIAIFYVILSFANSAGANAGGELAHLGGALMGYLYIIQLRKGTDWGIPIQKVGIFFENLFSKRQKINVTYRRPKKSSSFKPFSKSAPSSKPAVKSSSESSQEEIDIILDKIAEKGYEALSKEEKRKLFEFSKK; this is encoded by the coding sequence ATGTACGGAAATTTTTGGGAAAATCTTCGAAACGCCTTCCGGCATGACAACAACAGCCTTTTTAAGCTGATTGCGATCAATATTTTGGTATTTCTGGTGCTATTGGTATCCAGAGTACTTCTTACAATTACTGGGTTTGGGGACCTCTATAGTGCAGGGGTAGCGAAGTTTATGATGCCCGCCTCCTTGACTACTTTGGCTACTCAGCCTTGGTCCATTCTTTCCTATATGTTTATGCATGAAGGAATATTCCATATTCTTTTCAACATGCTGTTCTTGTATTGGTTTGGGCAATTGATCCACCAATATCTGGGAAGTCGGAAGCTTGCCAACCTATACATTTTAGGGGGATTGACCGGTGCGCTATTTTATGTGTTGATTTACAATCTTGCCCCTTATTTCCAAAATTCACTCAACTCTTCTTTGATGCTTGGAGCAAGTGCAGGAGTATTTGCAATCGTGGTTGGAGCGGCCACTCTAAGTCCAAACACCACCTTTTTCTTAATCTTACTCGGGCCTGTCAAAATAAAATACATCGCGATATTTTATGTGATCCTCTCATTTGCAAATTCTGCTGGCGCAAATGCTGGTGGAGAGTTGGCTCACCTGGGTGGTGCCTTAATGGGATATCTATACATCATTCAGTTAAGAAAAGGAACGGATTGGGGAATCCCAATTCAGAAAGTAGGGATATTCTTCGAAAACTTATTTTCCAAAAGACAGAAGATCAACGTTACCTACCGAAGACCCAAAAAATCCAGCTCGTTTAAGCCTTTTTCAAAATCAGCACCTAGTTCTAAACCAGCAGTAAAATCCAGTAGCGAATCCTCTCAGGAAGAAATTGATATCATTTTGGATAAAATCGCAGAGAAAGGATATGAAGCTCTTTCCAAGGAAGAGAAAAGAAAATTATTCGAATTCAGTAAGAAATAG
- a CDS encoding rhomboid family intramembrane serine protease: MFRNITPIVKNLLLINVGIFLVSAFLFPQISGLFALYYIHSSYFQPFQFLTYMFMHADFWHLFSNMFGLLIFGPLLEQFLGPKKLLILWMACGVGSGVLYSGYTSFRMANLQEKVAAFQVDPDPDTFNKIVLENRGFFDRAIFDFVDDYSRNPTDQVKISRASQTLDAILEIQGNVPMVGASGALFGVLIAFAMLFPNTQLFLLFPPMPVKAKYLVLFYGLYTIYNVLINNPTDNVAHFAHLGGLIIGGVLVYFWKKDRNSFY; encoded by the coding sequence ATGTTTAGAAATATCACACCTATAGTAAAAAACCTGCTGCTGATTAATGTAGGAATATTTTTAGTCTCTGCATTTTTGTTCCCTCAAATCAGCGGTTTGTTTGCACTGTATTATATACACAGTTCTTACTTTCAGCCTTTTCAGTTTTTGACATACATGTTCATGCATGCTGATTTCTGGCATCTCTTCAGCAACATGTTTGGTCTCCTAATATTTGGGCCTTTGCTAGAGCAATTTTTAGGTCCTAAAAAACTACTCATATTATGGATGGCCTGTGGAGTTGGTTCTGGTGTTCTTTACTCTGGATATACTTCATTTAGAATGGCCAATCTTCAGGAAAAAGTAGCTGCTTTTCAGGTAGACCCAGACCCCGATACCTTTAATAAAATTGTATTGGAAAACAGGGGTTTCTTCGATCGTGCTATTTTTGATTTTGTAGATGACTATAGCAGGAATCCAACAGACCAGGTAAAAATCAGTCGAGCGAGTCAAACTTTGGATGCAATATTGGAGATTCAGGGAAATGTCCCCATGGTAGGTGCTTCAGGAGCCCTTTTCGGGGTGTTGATCGCTTTTGCCATGCTATTCCCAAATACGCAATTATTCTTATTGTTTCCTCCTATGCCAGTAAAAGCAAAATATTTAGTGCTTTTTTATGGACTGTACACGATATATAACGTACTGATTAATAATCCCACGGATAATGTCGCCCACTTTGCCCATTTGGGAGGATTAATCATAGGTGGAGTTTTAGTTTACTTCTGGAAAAAAGATAGAAATAGCTTTTATTAA
- the mutL gene encoding DNA mismatch repair endonuclease MutL — protein MSDIIQLLPDAIANQIAAGEVVQRPSSALKELLENSIDSGATHIQVIIKDAGKQLIQVIDNGKGMSGTDARMSFERHATSKIRSSSDLFSIRTFGFRGEALASIAAVAQVELKTKQADSDLGTLIQIEGSEIKKQEPVAAQNGTSVAMKNLFFNVPARRNFLKSNPVEMRHIVDEFQRVALSYPEISFTMHQQDLETFNLSPGKLSQRIVGLFGKNYQGQLVPCEELTPHINVRGYIGKPENAKKTRGEQFFFVNNRYIKSSYLNHAVSNAFEGLIQPDQHPFYVLFLEIDPAHIDINVHPTKTEIKFDDERTVYAVVRSAVKQALGAHHVVPSLDFSFDVNFTENWSKDTEKKEQVDREYSYKSYNTPEFKKASTSGWEKLFDGNQKQPSLERSVEQEEPEVLTFPSRASQEENKEFIPLRREEETTGTTFQVELNYIVAQMSTGMLIVDQQVAHERILYERYIKQLNSAQGPSQQCLFPPTVPLSPSDYALVMDILPELHSLGFMVSEFGKDTILIQGVPADIQSKSEKELFEGLIEQYKNFKNELSLDNRENLARSLARKSSLKRGQKLNSQEMETIVGQLFACQNPNYGLSGNKTFIKLDLSNIHSFFGK, from the coding sequence ATGAGTGACATCATTCAGCTCCTGCCTGATGCCATTGCCAATCAAATCGCAGCTGGGGAGGTAGTACAAAGACCTTCCTCTGCTTTAAAAGAATTACTGGAGAACTCGATTGATTCCGGAGCTACCCATATCCAAGTGATCATTAAAGATGCTGGCAAACAGCTCATTCAAGTGATTGATAATGGAAAAGGTATGTCCGGCACAGATGCCCGAATGAGTTTCGAAAGGCATGCTACCTCCAAAATCAGAAGTAGTAGCGACCTCTTCTCCATACGGACATTTGGTTTCAGGGGAGAGGCCTTGGCTTCCATTGCAGCCGTAGCTCAAGTTGAACTAAAAACCAAACAAGCAGATTCGGATCTGGGTACCTTGATCCAAATCGAAGGTTCGGAAATAAAAAAACAGGAACCGGTTGCCGCCCAAAACGGAACATCGGTAGCGATGAAAAATCTCTTTTTCAATGTGCCTGCAAGGAGAAATTTCCTGAAGTCCAATCCTGTGGAAATGAGACATATTGTAGATGAATTTCAAAGGGTAGCATTGTCTTACCCAGAAATTTCATTCACCATGCATCAACAAGACCTGGAGACCTTTAATTTAAGTCCAGGAAAACTCAGCCAAAGAATCGTAGGCTTATTTGGGAAAAATTACCAGGGTCAGTTGGTGCCTTGTGAAGAATTGACTCCCCATATCAATGTGAGGGGTTATATAGGTAAGCCAGAAAATGCCAAAAAGACCAGGGGAGAACAGTTTTTCTTTGTAAACAACCGGTACATTAAAAGCAGCTATTTGAATCATGCGGTAAGCAATGCATTTGAAGGCCTGATTCAACCAGATCAGCACCCCTTTTATGTATTGTTTTTGGAAATTGATCCGGCCCATATCGATATCAATGTCCACCCTACCAAAACAGAGATAAAATTTGATGATGAACGTACCGTTTACGCGGTGGTTAGGTCAGCTGTAAAACAAGCGTTAGGAGCACACCATGTGGTTCCTTCTCTGGATTTTTCCTTCGATGTCAATTTTACCGAAAACTGGAGCAAAGACACGGAGAAAAAAGAGCAAGTAGATCGGGAATACAGTTATAAAAGTTACAATACTCCAGAATTCAAAAAAGCTTCCACTTCAGGTTGGGAAAAGTTGTTCGATGGTAATCAAAAACAACCTAGTTTAGAGCGATCCGTGGAGCAAGAGGAACCTGAAGTATTGACTTTTCCTAGCCGGGCAAGTCAGGAAGAAAATAAAGAGTTTATTCCTTTAAGAAGAGAAGAGGAAACCACTGGTACTACTTTTCAGGTAGAACTCAACTATATAGTCGCCCAAATGTCCACTGGCATGTTGATCGTAGATCAGCAAGTGGCACATGAGCGAATTCTATATGAAAGGTACATCAAGCAATTAAATTCTGCCCAGGGACCATCCCAACAATGCCTCTTCCCTCCAACCGTGCCTTTGAGCCCATCTGATTATGCCTTGGTGATGGATATTCTTCCTGAACTTCATAGTCTGGGATTTATGGTTTCTGAGTTTGGAAAAGACACCATTTTGATCCAGGGTGTTCCAGCAGATATCCAGTCGAAAAGTGAAAAAGAGCTATTTGAAGGGCTTATAGAGCAATACAAAAACTTTAAAAATGAGCTTTCACTGGACAACCGTGAAAATTTAGCCCGGTCATTGGCTCGAAAATCCTCCTTAAAAAGAGGACAGAAACTGAATTCCCAAGAAATGGAAACGATCGTAGGCCAATTATTTGCCTGCCAGAATCCAAATTATGGGCTTTCGGGGAACAAAACATTCATAAAATTGGATTTATCCAATATTCACTCCTTCTTCGGAAAATAG
- a CDS encoding glycoside hydrolase family 3 N-terminal domain-containing protein produces the protein MSMKLWRVLTVGFIAILFSSGRTDNLAAVEDPLVSKDPLNQVSWVDSVFNSLSFEERLGQLFMVAAYSNKDQRHVDEIANLVKSENLGGLIFFQGGPVRQANLTNYYQAQAKTPLFIAMDAEWGISMRLDSIPDFPKAMTLGAVQDSELIYDMGTEMARQFKELGMHINFAPVVDVNSNPDNPVIGYRAFGENKKLVAQRAVSYMKGLQDHGVIANAKHFPGHGDTEVDSHYSLPVIKNPEQRIWEVDLYPYQELFRENLMSVMVAHLNIPSLDPAANMATSLSKKVVTDLLQNQMNFQGLIFTDALNMKGVANTNSPGEVDLKALLAGNDILLYSQDVPKAKAMIKRAVEDGVIEEAEVNRRVKKILKAKYWAGLNNYKPIETEGLLERLTSPEAKVITEELYADAITIATNKDDLVPFKQLDLKSFASLSIGDEGEVFQKYLSKYAQFDHFSIPKAADQTSHYNTMKKLEDYKVVVVGLMGVTNSPRRKFGIAPADVQLLKDLSKRQKVVVVLFGNSYAAQYLEGLENVIFAYENNDFTQELAPQVLFGGRPAQGILPVSVSDQFTQGVGGFLPGNQRLSYGTPESVGLNSEILNKIDEVAERAIRIQATPGANVLVVKNGKVVFERSYGQLEYKTSPKVTSETVYDLASITKVLATTQAVMFLQSRGELDMNKTLGDYLPELKGTNKEHLVIKDVLMHESGLVAYIPHYAKTVERGNWRGDFYKPRPEQGFKRPVSNDMYGRDDLRDSIWNWTVESKLLPKSGGKYKYVYSDLTMYFMQAVVERIVNQPLNDFMDQNFYEPLGLYTMTFLPAEKMPLDNIAPTEDDVAFRKRLVRGYVHDPGAAMYGGVAGHAGLFGKANDLAVMMQMMLNRGYYGDVSLIKPTTVDMFTRLQSKQSRRGWGWDKPDQEPGKGGSASELAPKSTFGHTGFTGTCVWADPENQLIYVFLSNRVYPDANNTKLLKEGIRTEIHDIIYQAMGKTSE, from the coding sequence ATGAGCATGAAGCTTTGGAGGGTTTTGACTGTAGGATTTATTGCAATTTTATTCAGTTCAGGCAGAACAGATAATCTCGCTGCTGTGGAGGATCCACTGGTTAGTAAGGACCCATTGAACCAAGTGAGTTGGGTGGATAGTGTTTTTAACTCCCTCAGTTTTGAGGAAAGGTTAGGACAACTTTTTATGGTTGCGGCTTATTCAAATAAAGACCAAAGGCATGTGGATGAAATTGCTAATTTGGTTAAGAGTGAAAATCTTGGAGGGCTGATATTTTTTCAGGGAGGCCCAGTAAGACAAGCCAATTTGACCAATTATTACCAAGCACAGGCTAAAACACCTTTGTTCATTGCAATGGATGCAGAATGGGGAATAAGTATGCGCTTGGATTCTATACCGGACTTTCCTAAAGCCATGACCTTGGGTGCTGTTCAGGATTCCGAATTGATTTATGATATGGGAACTGAAATGGCTAGACAGTTCAAAGAGTTGGGTATGCATATCAATTTTGCCCCCGTTGTAGATGTTAATTCCAATCCTGATAATCCCGTAATTGGATATCGAGCATTTGGAGAAAATAAAAAATTAGTAGCCCAACGCGCGGTCTCTTATATGAAAGGGCTGCAAGATCATGGGGTGATTGCCAACGCAAAGCATTTTCCAGGACATGGGGATACAGAAGTGGATAGCCATTATTCATTGCCAGTGATAAAGAATCCGGAGCAACGGATCTGGGAGGTAGACCTCTATCCTTACCAGGAGCTTTTTAGGGAAAACTTGATGTCTGTGATGGTTGCCCACCTCAATATTCCGAGCTTGGACCCAGCGGCCAATATGGCAACCAGTTTGTCCAAAAAAGTGGTGACGGACTTACTCCAAAATCAAATGAACTTTCAAGGCCTGATCTTCACAGATGCCTTGAATATGAAAGGGGTGGCCAATACTAATTCCCCCGGAGAGGTAGATTTAAAAGCCCTATTGGCAGGGAATGATATTCTTTTGTATTCCCAGGATGTGCCAAAGGCAAAAGCCATGATCAAAAGAGCAGTGGAAGATGGCGTGATTGAGGAAGCGGAGGTGAATCGAAGAGTAAAGAAAATATTAAAGGCAAAATATTGGGCCGGTCTCAATAATTACAAACCGATTGAAACAGAAGGTTTATTAGAGCGATTGACCAGCCCTGAAGCGAAAGTGATCACTGAAGAGCTTTATGCGGATGCCATCACTATTGCTACCAACAAAGATGATTTGGTCCCTTTCAAGCAGCTTGACTTGAAAAGCTTTGCTTCTTTATCCATAGGAGATGAGGGAGAGGTATTTCAAAAATACCTGTCCAAGTATGCCCAGTTTGACCATTTTTCAATTCCAAAGGCAGCAGATCAGACTTCCCACTACAACACCATGAAAAAGCTAGAAGATTATAAGGTGGTGGTAGTCGGTTTAATGGGGGTTACTAATAGTCCCAGAAGGAAATTTGGAATTGCTCCTGCTGATGTTCAATTGCTTAAGGATTTAAGTAAACGGCAGAAAGTGGTAGTGGTATTGTTTGGTAATTCGTATGCTGCTCAATATTTGGAAGGATTGGAAAATGTCATTTTTGCCTATGAGAATAATGACTTTACCCAAGAATTGGCACCTCAAGTACTATTTGGAGGTCGCCCTGCGCAAGGAATCTTGCCTGTATCTGTAAGTGATCAATTTACCCAAGGAGTAGGAGGGTTTTTGCCTGGAAACCAACGGTTGTCCTATGGTACTCCTGAAAGCGTTGGACTGAATAGTGAGATTCTTAATAAAATTGATGAAGTCGCTGAAAGAGCTATCCGAATCCAAGCGACTCCTGGTGCCAATGTTTTGGTGGTCAAAAATGGAAAAGTGGTTTTTGAAAGATCGTATGGTCAATTGGAATATAAAACTAGTCCTAAAGTCACCTCAGAAACGGTCTATGATTTGGCTTCGATTACCAAAGTCTTAGCCACTACTCAAGCAGTCATGTTTCTTCAAAGTAGGGGAGAGCTGGATATGAATAAGACCCTTGGAGACTATTTGCCTGAATTAAAGGGAACCAACAAGGAGCATTTGGTGATCAAGGATGTTCTCATGCATGAATCTGGATTGGTTGCTTACATTCCGCATTATGCAAAAACTGTTGAAAGAGGGAATTGGAGAGGGGATTTTTATAAACCCCGTCCAGAACAAGGATTCAAAAGGCCTGTTTCCAACGATATGTATGGGCGAGATGATTTGAGAGACAGTATCTGGAATTGGACTGTGGAGTCAAAGCTTCTTCCAAAATCCGGAGGCAAGTATAAATATGTGTATTCTGACCTGACCATGTACTTTATGCAGGCAGTAGTAGAAAGAATCGTCAATCAACCATTGAATGATTTCATGGACCAGAATTTTTACGAGCCTTTGGGTTTGTATACCATGACTTTTCTCCCCGCTGAAAAAATGCCTCTTGATAACATCGCTCCTACAGAGGATGATGTAGCTTTCAGGAAAAGATTAGTTAGGGGCTATGTTCATGACCCGGGCGCAGCAATGTATGGAGGAGTTGCGGGGCATGCAGGCCTTTTTGGAAAAGCGAATGACTTGGCCGTCATGATGCAGATGATGCTAAACCGTGGATATTACGGGGATGTTTCATTGATCAAGCCTACGACTGTGGATATGTTTACAAGGTTACAGTCCAAACAAAGTCGAAGAGGATGGGGATGGGATAAGCCTGACCAAGAACCTGGAAAAGGAGGTTCTGCAAGTGAATTAGCACCTAAAAGTACTTTTGGACATACTGGATTCACAGGAACTTGTGTTTGGGCCGATCCCGAGAACCAATTGATTTATGTTTTTCTTTCTAATCGGGTATATCCTGATGCCAATAATACCAAGTTGCTCAAAGAAGGAATCCGGACAGAAATCCATGATATTATTTATCAAGCCATGGGAAAAACCAGTGAATAA